The proteins below are encoded in one region of Triticum aestivum cultivar Chinese Spring chromosome 1B, IWGSC CS RefSeq v2.1, whole genome shotgun sequence:
- the LOC123097316 gene encoding uncharacterized protein yields MAKLAMLVLVMALLITAPSGETSTAESHERDASKATKMQSHMHGRMRVLTDVQDYDYGGANSKHDPHRKPGGGH; encoded by the exons ATGGCTAAACTGGCGATGCTCGTCTTGGTGATGGCCCTGTTGATCACTGCACCTTCAG GAGAAACTTCAACGGCAGAAAGCCATGAAAGGGATGCCTCCAAAGCGACAAAG ATGCAGAGTCACATGCACGGCAGGATGAGAGTTCTGACGGATGTTCAGGACTACGACTACGGAGGAGCCAACTCCAAGCACGACCCCCACAGGAAGCCCGGCGGTGGACACTAG